In Tachypleus tridentatus isolate NWPU-2018 chromosome 3, ASM421037v1, whole genome shotgun sequence, the sequence CATTTTCTTTAAGAGTTGCAATAATAGCCTCCACTCTCTGTTGTTTCTCCTAAAGGCGTTTATTTTCTTTGGTTTCCCACTCTTGTCGACTGATGGCGTTGTGAGCTGCCATATAGCACCGCTCTAAAACCATTCTACATACCTGGAGATGAAAACACCTTTTAGTATCTCTTCTTGTTGCAAACAGAACAGTTGTTTGTGTTAATGGAACGTAGAGTATTATAACTGTCTATGACAGGTCTCACATACCTGGTTTATGTTAACATAACAGAGAAAGAATGTACGAGATGGCGCGTGATCCATGGTCCTGGGAACTTcctgtaattaaacaaaaagtgGAATTTCTGATTTGTGTGTAGTTAGATTAGAAAATTACATGAAACTACTCACAAAATTCTAACAAACTGTTAACATGAAGCAAATAATTATAACTTGCACAGTCCTTTAAGTAATAACTTGGAGGATGTTCTAGATTTATTAATGCTGAAGTTGCTTACACTTTCATGCAACACTCAGTTCTGTATTGAGTTTTACAGAAAATATCCAAGGAACGTTTCAACTTACGTGAGTATTCAGAAACTTTTCCTGGAACAGTTTGTATGTATATTCCTTCGTGTCTTTAGCTGGAATCATGGCCAGGTCTTCTATCTGTTTCTGTTCCAAGTACTTTTTCATCAGTAACAGCCTGAAAAGGAAACATTCATTAGTTACATTCCATGTTCTCTTATCCAACAGAAAGTTACAAACCAGTATTGAGTCATCTTTAAAACCCTGACATCTTGGCTGAATAACACAGAAACCATACAAACGCTAAGATTTCATTATAATGTTGGATGTTTTAGATTTCTATGTGATTATTTGAAATAGCAACAATGTAACATCACCTAAATATTCTGCAACATTTCGATCCAAATCTGTCCTCCACGACAGACATAATGATAGCTTCCACTAACTTCTGCAAAGCTTTATAAGTTGTGACAGTGTATACTCCTCCGCCACGGTCTTCCACTTTTGACAGTAAGTTGGCACTGTCTTCTGTCAGAACAGACAGATAAGGAGCAATTTCCTGAAAAGAAGGTAAACCGTAACGATGTTGGCAGAATGTTTGCTTATTTTCTTCCTCGTAATCTATTTTTTTTAAGAGCTCCATTTCTGGTGTTCCAAACTTCAAGTATCTAAGTCTAGCTTTTGAACACACActtcctgttgttgttttaacattacATAAAGGTAGTAAACTTCATTTTATTGGCTATTCTTTTAGTAATTACTTTAACAACTTCTTTTTTGGTTTATAAAATAGTCTTACGGTACCATGCAATAGGCACATACAGTTTAAAACAAGTAAGAAAAATACTGACGAAAGTTGAGGTACTTTTATTGGCAGGTTCTGTAACTATATTACATACTGATGACACTTTTCATCGTGTTTACTCTGCCTAAGCAATCTATCAACGAATATATTACATATTGGTTTCATCACAAGCCTGAAAGTCATACATCTGAAGAGTTTCCAAGCCAGTTCTGATACTGGAGCTTTTATTAAAGTGAATGTGTAAATCAACTTGAAGGATCAAAGACTTTGGTTACCAGTTTTACAATGTTGGTTTCTTTAACTACAGCCTGTAATATTTCTTGCTGGGAGACACAGCAAGTTGTTGGAGTCCAGGGGTCTGATCGAGTCTCTGCCAACCTTAATATTGTCCGTAAGATATCGGCTGCTCTCGGCCCTAGTCTTCGTGACGCAGCATCGATTAAAGCTTGATCTCTGGAGGGATAAAAACACCGACATTACTGTGAAACTAAACTGACATGTCACAAACGTAGTTTCTAATAAACTGTGTACAGCTACCAACAGTAATTTCAAGAAACCAGATTGTAGTTTCAACAGTTCATATATTACTTTCTTACCCTCCTCTTGACAGTGGAAATTCTTTTACTTGtgataatacagggtgttcggaaagtcactgtgcagttttgtaatcatattttattcagtctatttcaagccagcaactgatagcggtgtttagaaacaaaataagaaggatccaagcctgtattgatgccatgggggtcactttcaacattgtttataattgtcattcatatttacctcctgtattgaaacatatctgttaataaatatataagtgcacagtgactttccaaaaaccctgtataaatacaatataaagcaCCTAGTTTTGTTCAAAGTTTGTTAGATATAACACTCCGTATAATCATACGGTATTAAACAGTGgaacaaatatttacaatgatTTTGATTGCAGTAGTACTAATCTCCGTACACAATCTATAATAGACAGAAATTTATGGTAAACCAGCACAGAATGTGACAGATAATTTAAAAGTGTGAACATTTAATGTAAAATTCCAACtgtgttttaacagaaactaatgtaacaattattttatacttgTTACATTAGAAGTGATGAATCTCTAATTTAAAGGTTTAAGGTTACAAGTGACATAAATGTTGACCAACCTAAAGTAATGGTGGAAACGAACGAAGTTGACCCTCCAGTAAATATCTTCATCAGGTTGTTTCTCATCCTCAGTTTCCACTCGTCGTCTCTTTGCTGGGGGTTCGTCAGTGCCTTCTGATTTACGGAGAAGATGCAACTTTatcttgataaaataaaacttgatgCATTAGGATATAGAATATTTATATCAAGCAGATGACATGTCTATAAAGTCTTTTGTTTTCAATCCTATTAAACTTATCATTTGtccctatattttgtttttacacttaCAAGTACTTGTATGCATTAAGAAACACAGTTAAGATCCAACTTTAACAAAGGTTTAACACCAAAGATTTTCATGAATGCAGCACTCGGACTGAACAAACACACACCTCTGGAATTAAATACATTTCGTTTTCAGATATATTCATTGTGGGTGCTACGGGTTTCACTCCGTCGGATGACTGCGGTACAGGACAGCGCTGAACAAAGTGCGTTTGTACTAATTTAACGAAAATGTCTTTAACTTGATTTGGTGACACACctgaaatgtaaacaattattttgaaattatttccaaaagtaaaattaaataagaaattattctaTTTCACAATGTCTTTTTGTCAGTATAGCAGTAATTAAACCTTACAATAAACTTATCGGATATATGTGTCAACTTGGTGTATTATAGGTAAGTGATCCAATGTGTTATTTTCAACAGTAATGAATAGCAGAACAATATTACCACTTTCTGTTGCCTCAGACAGTCGTGAGGTTACCTTGCCAACAACAGTACTCATGGTCATTTGACCATTGGTCAGTAGTTCTTCCACAATGAGCTCACCTGTGTATCCATAcctataattaaatattgtggcttttgtacaaataattatgaaaattccACATGTGTCAATGTTTTCACAAGAATGGTATACAATATAAGATgtaaaacatcaaacattttatactaaagtcTATTTAATATACAATAGTTTGTCGTCTATCACTCCTCAAATTGTTTTCctgatttcataattttaaatgctGCGCATTTCATGGAGTAACAGTTTCATTAGAACTTCTTGTCTCTTTCACAtatttaatgaagtaaaaacaagaaCCATGAAGGTACTATCAATActtattattgtaacattttgGGCTTTTGTTCTTCTTAAGGcctaaacaataaattatttttgtaatatgcaAACCTTTTGTTTGCTATGCCTTCTGACTGTTCAAACAGTCATTTTCTACATTCACCAACTATTAacacaatttgaaataaaaacctCTTGGTTATTCATCAGATCACAGTATTAAATGCTACCCACTTTAAATAGTTCCTTTTCTAGACAGCAGATGGCAATAAAATAAGGTGATTTGTTTTTGCAGTTTTGAGGCAGACTATTTGGAAATACACTAATAAATATCTTGAAACCTAGctttgggtcattccatgtcaaatcatccaggtgACCTCCTCAgatatataactcaaaaagtaggttgaacaccatcctgagtTGTTTTGTAGaccatattcagagatgtaagaatatatggtaaaaatctgaaaaggctgaataactggtgacatagTCAAACTGTCGTCtcaagtagggctatttttagctaaatcatacaaagttgcatgcaactacatttttttacagatctaacagacttttaattacaacaattactgatttatcaactgatatgttataggaaatttgaaaaacaattcagctttgtatcatattaagtcttagagctatggcttattacataaaccaatatattttacaatttgtggttttcaggtgattttacagcctcactatgcaaatcctaagggAGATAAatttggtttgagaccatttttgaattctgtgagattaattcaataaatgtaacaaatttcagccttctaccatcattactcttgtagctttaagcagccaaagttgtcccaaaatgaatttgccaaatataaaaaaattaaattttacacggctgtaaatcagaaactattagatatattgatctaatctttggcaatttttcattgtATGGGTAGATAAGCACATgtaaattttttcaaggcattctgtggggatCACCTGCAgtcccctggatgatttgacatggaatgacccttttAACTCGTAAATAAATTATGACTCTCctataatattcaaacaaaagTGTATGTATTCCTTCTGTCACATTgataattaaacagtgtaaaccAACTCTGTTTGAAACGCCACCTATTTCAGTAGCAAACTGATCGGGAATGATAAACCTTGGGGTACATATATTCTGCCCATCACAAATATCAACCCTCAACTGCTTGCTCCGTGAACCTTTAACACTTACAGACAACTATATTGGACACATTACTAACTGTACCTTTTTAGTTGTTTACTTAAGTGTAGCTGAAATTTAACAAGGGTAATAACACAACGTTAAACTTATATTCAGCAccactgatatatttttttaattatctaacaaaattaaatgaaaaccaAGTCTCAGTTTTGTAGGTAGACATGaaagtattttaacaaaatttttttattctgtatagATAAATTGAAAACTTGTTTCATCTTGGATCAGACCATCTTTTAGAAGTACAAAAATATTGAGAGGATGAACAACATTACagaaacattacagtttttttatgATGTAAACATAACATCGTATTTTAATATTGGACgtaaaattatactttgtttcaGGTCACTCACTGTAGAGTAATAAAaccattataaaattattgtatacacagatttaacaattgttatcaaatatttattagcATTAACCAGTTACTTTTAGAATCAACTGGTATTATGTTTCACCTTTACTTCTGAATAACAGTGATTACTTAGTGGAGCTGTGTTGTCTTTTAAGTTATAAATTGTTCAATTTcaaattatatcaaatataataaaacaaatgaaatgtgatttctttctgttttatgttCTGTTTTTCCTAACTCTCAACAAGAATCCATTCATGTCTACTTATAATTAAATGACTTAGGATCTTACATAATTAATCCTAGTTCAactgttatattattttcttatgcaTGAGTGTTGTTTTAATGatgattttgtaatttattacctATTAAAagcaagtaataaaatattgctGTGAGAAAAAAATGGCAAATCATTTATTGTCTCCATTTTATGTTGCAGTGTTAGAGACAATAAAccttgtaaaataataaagatacattTCTGATTCAAAGAcatgttacaatattttaagttttaccaTTTAGGGTTAAATTTAAACATCTGAAATGTCTCTGTACAAGCAACACAGAAGGTATTTATGCTGATTTCTTGAAGGTACAATATATATCTTGACTAAAAAAATAGTCAAGAAACAAACTGATGACAGGATTACTTTGTTTCCTTGATCCAAGATTAACatcatataaagtttttttaggATTTTGGACAAGgtagaaagaaaaatgaattttatgaacAACTTCAATAGGTAGTTGTATAGTCTGTTTAAAGATGCtaagttccattgtatcaagctACAATCTGTTAATTATCAAACACTTACAGGGTTTTTGCATTGTAAATGTACCGTGGATATCGTAACAGTAGCAAAGCATTATCGGTTAACAAGGTGTATTCAGGGTAACCACGAGTACCAACTTTGAACTCCACCATGTTGTGTTGAATCAGAACACAGAGTGCTTTCTTCACCTACAAAACACATCAGACATTCTAATAAATGTGGCAGTTATTTAAATACATACTATATGTTATACTTTAAAAGACAGTCTTGGAAGTTTGAAAGTCAAATTTACCTTGGCtttgatgtaaaattatatacaaatatacctttgtataaaatataagttcGTAATATGATTTTTAATAATGGTTATAACAATGTGACTATACCAAGTTATACTGACTTCAAGTGATAAATTTGTTGCTGAAGATTCTCATTCTATCTTGAGTGGTAAGTTGTAAGAACAAGTTGATGGTGTTGCTATGGGCTTATCTTTAATCagtttatttctgtgtttaaGTGAAAGCCAATGGCTAGACATTCCTCATCAAAAGTTTGATTCCAATTAAGGATAAATGACAATAAATTTACTCTGGTTGTAAAAAAGTTTTAGTAAACGATGATGCAGTAAAACAAGTTCCGTTGCGAGAAATGGTCAGACCGTCCATCTTGTGTAAATAATGTGTATTAAAGTATCTTTGTTAGCTAATATCTTCCATGAATCTGATGGTCTGCTTTCCCAAGAGGGACAcgattattaaatatatgtaaacaggtaaaaattaaaattattacttatcATTGGAGCATCcaacttatttaaaacattccataataatgtttaagaaaacaaaattttatctcTATGCATGATTAATCTacacaacaaacattttcatattgAGTCCAGTGAACTACATGGTTTAATAGTGGATTGTGATATCACAATGTGACCTAATATACTGGCTGACCCAAGAACTGGACATTCTGATAGCAGATTGTGACCCAATACAAGTTCGTTATATCATCAAAAATACAAAACCTGTAATAAATACTGTTACAATCAGACCTCAGCTGTGGTAATATTCACAGGTACAAAACCCACAGTGTACTTTAAagtgtataacatttttatacaataatatataaaggTCATCTGGACAATgcgttgtttatttttttcttaatgacaGTTCTTTACTTGTACTAAGAATATGAAATCTTGACTTTTTTTCACATGAAATGATCATTAAAAATGGATATACTCTATAACTACTAGTACTTAACCCTAATCATTTCAAGTGTGGTTTGCGAGAAACAGTGGACATGATTTTTGACATAAACAAAACATGTGAACCGCACATCTGCATGAACCAAAGAAACCTTAATGCGAAATCTGGTAAACATCCATCAACATGGACAGACAGTACAATAGTGTAATTTATATCGATGTATAAACGAATGGCATAAAACCTTTAgttaattttttgaaattaaataagttGATAAAACAACGACACGCCCTGGTATTAAAAGTTTCAGCTACTCttaaaaaacataacttaaaaatgagaaaaatattttgatcttaCCTTTTGAAGCGGAAGCTTTGAATCAATAAACAGCAATCGTAACGACATAGAACCCTTTTTCATCAAAAGTGTTCCAATATTTTGAACGACTTCTCCAAAATGCTCTTTTAACAAGACAGAACACAAATTGTTCTTTGCTTTCGACATAGTTGTGTGGTACAAATTTTCTAACTTAACACACTGAATTTTTTAAACTAAGGTTAAAAATTTACAGCAAAAATAAAAGACGCaaattttacttcaaaacaaacacctTTTTGTCACTCACATGCTCTCATGTCGATATTACAATCACTAGATGGcaggtaattaaaaaaaaaagaagttattttccTTCTCAGaatcattttattaaagaaataaatatgtgaCAATGAGAACAATTTAACACCACAAATTTTTCATATTATGTGTATAAATTCCgcacaaaagttttaatttacttagATAATATTATTTCAGACAAAAGTTTAAAAGGTAACTACAATTATTAGTTTTTTGacaatattttcagtaataaagttaaatacttatatgTTGTTATGATTTTTCATTTAATCTTCTTTTTCacattattagaatatttttctaCTTGCACttcacagcagcatgtctgcgaaatccggattttgatacctgtcCAGATAGTCCATTATTttgctttgtgattaacttcaaaacaataaatCCTTTTACTTATAAATTTTCGCAGCCAATTCAGTTAGTTGCAGCAGttcactctttctttctttttatacgagcgttaattattaataacagtaaacttTCTTTCTACATAgccaaatttttttttgtttttataataagcTACAGTggttaattgaataaaaaaatgtcCTAAGCATATCGTTGGTCGTATTCTTTTGGATTAGTTGCTAAAAGTAATGTTAATTTTAGTCCGCGCaacaataatgaaatgatttatttcttccttaaGAGAAACATATTTGTTATAAGCTACGCTAATTGTAGACCTATCTTTAAAATCCACAATTCAAGTAATGTTTCGCAGAACGTTTGAAACTAACATACACTTATATTATTAATGTGATTTTGTCACCTACACACTAACCCTCACCGTGTAACTGGCACTGAACTAAATGATTCATTGATTACTCTTTAACCTTTTTAATAGATTTTcgtatttataatttaatcttATTTAACAGCGCGATTTTTTATATTtccttctttaaatattttatacaacatacaacaAATCTTAATTGCTACAATTTTAATTACCGTTTACCAGcatgtaacaaacataaaaatacaactttatcAAAACGTTCTCTGCAGACTAAGTACACTTCGGTGCTTCGATTTTAGTTTGGTCATCAGCATTTACTTGGAAGAAAATTAGTATGGGCTTTTTTATTGATTACCGTTGATGGCATATTTTGTAAGTTTCAATACTGAAACAATTAAAGTGATATAATCATGAACTGTAATAGTGGTTCATAAAAGGATTCTCAAGGAATTCCTTAAAATCCTAATAGAACGTTCAGACAAAAGGCcttttaaacagtaaagattcggTTCAAGCAATACTGAACTCTTTAGTATTGGACGAATGTACACAGAAAAGCAAACACGTTAGTCTTCAGAGGAAAAGAAAAATCGCTCAAAACGGTATATTTGTAACTTATTATTCTCTTGTCAGTGTACAATAAGAAACGTCTTTGTATATTGTACAAAAACGTTTTATAGAAAACCAAATAAGATACTgcgaatattgtttgtttgttttctgaatttcgcacaaagctactcgagggcgatctgtgttagccgtccctaatttagtagtgtaagactagagggaaggcaactagtcatcaccacccaccgccaactcttttaccaacaaatagtgggattaaccgtcacattataacgcccccacagctgagagggcgagcatgtttggcgcgacggggatgcgaacccgcaaccctcaccCCATATTTTACATCTCAAATGAATACGATCGAATATACGTTAggtacagtaaaataaatatgaaccgTATCAGCGAGTtactagttatgtttattattaacattacagtGTATAgggttaagttgttttttatccaGAGTTGAGCATAAAAAAgccaacaaataaaataaataaataaaaagctggatatttaaaaatctgcaaatagGGACcgtacaaaatttaaacaaataaggCCGGAGTTATTATAGACATTATCTACTCTTATTACGAATCGTTATTTTAACTTCATGAAATATATGTTTCCACGTAACAACGTGGAGCCAAAATAGGAGTTTGTAgttatcgccctttcagccgtggggacgatataacgtaatggtcaatcccactattcgttggtaaaagaatagcccaagatttagccgtgggtggtgatgattaggtgccttccctcttgtcttacaccgctaaattagggacatctagtgcagatagccatcgtgaagctttacgcgaaataaaaaacaaacaaacaaacgaagataATCTAGAATTGAATAATAACCTAACAACAATATAACTATAACAATTAGGGATACTGTTACTTTACATGTAATATAGCTATATAATCGAGAGATTGTTATATGTcaataataaacttttgttttattgtaattttacattgtaatgtaaaagtgaacacaatatttcaaatgtagcCTAACCGCCACATTGAGataattttctaataaacaaaataccaaaGATGACTCTGGTTAAAAAATGTGATGGCAACAGTTTCCTtctgattaattaatttttagaaacaaGAATCAAATAACTTGTCAAAATGTCCCAGGCTTTGGAATATTTCAGCATGTTAAATGTTTGTGATTCATAGATAAAAGCGAACACTTTAAGCCTAACGTACTCTAATCGCGCAACATACGTTATTCACATTATTATGTAcgtattatatacaaaataccaAAGATGACTCTGGTGAAACAAAAATTATGGTAATCGTTtccttttaatttattacttttttagaaACAAGAatcaaataactatttcatctgcTTTGGAATATTTCAGCATGTTAAATGTTTCTAACTCACAGATAAAAGCGAACACTTTAAGCCTAACGTACTCTTTATGTATTAAATGCAACTCGTGTTGTTGACATTATTATATGATATCATATACGCACTTAAgtgtgaaaaacaattttatattcaaGAGTAAAACGACGACAAAGTgtatgtgtttacttatagcaaagctacattgagctatctgctgagtccaccgaggggaatcgaacccctgattttagtgttgcaaatctgtagacttaccgtgacaaagtacaaaaagaaacaaataatgtagtatgtatatttatttatatgctgtgttaacaaactgaataaaaacaattGCCACACTTTTATATATGTGATCCAGTCTTACATGTTTCAATTTAtctaatataaacatataacgaCATATCATAATAATGTTACACTTTATCAGGTTTAATTGTAGCACTACTGATACACgacagtaaaaaatgtattttatttttacttcgtTAACCACATTACATACTAGCCCTGGTGATGGTACATCTTACCGAAACATGTCAGATGTATCTAATAATAATGATTTCTACCTTTCATAGTGCCAAAATACGTCAGTTTTCGTGTTTTTCACTCTCAATTATACATGCCTGTTAAccataatatttcaattataaagTAGAGAAGAGGCAGCTAGCTAATGAGAACACATTAATGCTCGGTCAACACTTTTACTATAATTGGATAGTGAAAATTACATCAACTTTACTATGTATACACGGGCTAAGCGTGCAAGGCtgtattttcataaatgtttgtttgttttggaattttgcgtaaagctacttgagggttatctgcgctagccgtccctaatttagcagtgtaaggctagagggaaggcagctagtcatcactacccaccgtcaactcttgggctactcttttaccaacgaatagtgggattgaccgttgcattataatgccccacggctgaaaggacgagcatgtttgatgcaaccgggattcgaatccgcgaccctcagataacgagtcgaacgccttaacccacctggtcatgccgggccctgggGAGATATGTCGTCGGAGTTTGGGAATGTGATACTGGGTTCGTGGCTATTTGTGGTTTATGTTCTGTTGACGTCATCTGTTCAGAAAACTTTATTGTGGTTTGTGGGTGTAATTTGTCGTTCTAACTTTATTTAATGAAtcgaatattaatatttttcgtGTGCAATCTTTCAAACGTTGTTAAATAAAGATAACTTCACTTTTAATGGGAAAATAATTAGAGCAGAGCCGGCGCACAAAACATTAAAAGGTTTAACCATCAGATTGGCACCTTGTAAGCTACCCCGCAATGCGATAGCGTCTGAGCTTCAAAAATATGGGATTGCAATAAAAATTGAACACGGAACGCATCAGACATGCCCTAGTGTAGGTACTGAAAAACAGTGTGTGGATATGAAATACCCCATCCCAAACTTCCTGACGATTAAGGGGTTCACATTAATAATAAACTATCCTGACATGAGACTGAAGTCTGAGGGGGGCTCAGGCCCACGTGTCCAGCCTAGGGGTGGTTTGGGCCTGTAAGGAGGCTGAAGTCAGTCTCAAGTGAGGGGGGGGGATAGGGCCTCTGGGGTGATCCAAATCTTCTCGTAGATTTAGGGAGGGACCTGCGTCTAATCTATGTTAGTGGGGGTATTCCCCACCTGTATAAGAAGGGTTGCCCTCTCCATTTTTCTTATGGGTTTATTCCACCAAATAATATGTTGAGCACTTCCTCAGTCTCCCACGCTTGCCAGCATCCCTAGAGAAAGGAAAAGCCTGAATCCAATCACCCTCTTAACCTCTTTCGTCTAGGGGATAGTAAAGTTCTGCAGTGGTAATCCTTCCTGTAAGACATCCCTGAAAAAATCCTCAGCTGAGCGAGGCAACCTGATGAGCAGAAAA encodes:
- the LOC143247014 gene encoding DNA-directed RNA polymerase III subunit RPC3-like, with protein sequence MSKAKNNLCSVLLKEHFGEVVQNIGTLLMKKGSMSLRLLFIDSKLPLQKVKKALCVLIQHNMVEFKVGTRGYPEYTLLTDNALLLLRYPRYIYNAKTLYGYTGELIVEELLTNGQMTMSTVVGKVTSRLSEATESGVSPNQVKDIFVKLVQTHFVQRCPVPQSSDGVKPVAPTMNISENEMYLIPEIKLHLLRKSEGTDEPPAKRRRVETEDEKQPDEDIYWRVNFVRFHHYFRDQALIDAASRRLGPRAADILRTILRLAETRSDPWTPTTCCVSQQEILQAVVKETNIVKLEIAPYLSVLTEDSANLLSKVEDRGGGVYTVTTYKALQKLVEAIIMSVVEDRFGSKCCRIFRLLLMKKYLEQKQIEDLAMIPAKDTKEYTYKLFQEKFLNTHEVPRTMDHAPSRTFFLCYVNINQVCRMVLERCYMAAHNAISRQEWETKENKRL